One Thiobacillus sp. genomic region harbors:
- a CDS encoding twin-arginine translocation signal domain-containing protein codes for MDRRGFLAVAGVAGAALAMGGCSEPPYANVDSAQLKALLDQGVPLYDIRRLDEWRQTGVVAGSRTLTFVDGSGRLNPDFLARFTAEVAKDAPVALICRTGNRTQTLARELAALGYTRVYNVEGGITRWLGDAFPVVRH; via the coding sequence ATGGACCGGCGAGGTTTCCTTGCGGTGGCCGGAGTGGCGGGCGCGGCCCTGGCCATGGGCGGCTGTTCCGAGCCGCCTTACGCCAATGTGGATAGCGCCCAGCTCAAGGCCCTGCTGGACCAGGGAGTGCCCCTCTACGACATACGCCGGCTCGACGAATGGCGCCAGACGGGCGTGGTGGCTGGCAGCCGCACCCTGACTTTCGTCGATGGGAGCGGCCGCCTGAATCCGGACTTCCTGGCGCGTTTTACTGCCGAGGTGGCGAAGGATGCCCCGGTGGCCCTAATCTGCCGCACCGGCAACCGTACTCAGACCCTGGCCCGGGAGTTGGCAGCCCTGGGCTACACCCGCGTCTATAACGTGGAAGGCGGCATCACCCGGTGGCTGGGCGACGCGTTTCCCGTCGTCCGCCACTGA
- the htpX gene encoding protease HtpX, whose amino-acid sequence MKRIVLFLATNMAIVLVLSITMRLLGVEPYLNEQGLNLQALLIFAAIMGFGGAFISLAISKWTAKMSTGARVITDPRTPEELWLVQTVARQAQAAGIKMPEVAIYDSPEVNAFATGMTKNSSLVAVSTGLLRGMTKEEAEAVLGHEVSHAANGDMVTMALIQGVVNTFVMFLSRIIGHTVDKVVFKNERGHGPAFLITVIVAELVLGILASIIVMWFSRQREFRADAGGASLAGRQAMINALKRLGSLHPSPLPDKMAAFGIAGGVGGGLKRLFMTHPPIEERIAALEAANAGVRR is encoded by the coding sequence ATGAAACGCATCGTCCTGTTCCTGGCCACCAACATGGCCATCGTGCTGGTGCTCTCCATCACCATGCGCCTGCTGGGGGTAGAGCCCTACCTGAACGAGCAGGGCCTGAATCTCCAGGCCCTGCTGATCTTCGCCGCCATCATGGGCTTCGGCGGCGCCTTCATCTCCCTGGCCATCTCCAAGTGGACGGCCAAGATGTCCACGGGGGCCCGGGTCATCACCGACCCCCGCACGCCGGAGGAACTCTGGCTGGTGCAGACCGTCGCCCGCCAGGCCCAGGCCGCCGGCATCAAGATGCCCGAGGTGGCCATCTACGATTCCCCCGAGGTGAACGCCTTCGCCACGGGCATGACCAAGAACAGCTCCCTGGTGGCCGTGTCCACGGGCCTGCTGCGGGGCATGACCAAGGAAGAGGCGGAGGCGGTGCTGGGCCACGAGGTGAGCCATGCCGCCAACGGCGACATGGTGACCATGGCCCTGATCCAGGGGGTGGTGAACACCTTCGTCATGTTCCTGTCCCGGATCATCGGCCACACGGTGGACAAGGTGGTGTTCAAGAACGAGCGGGGCCACGGGCCGGCCTTCCTCATCACCGTCATCGTGGCCGAGCTGGTGCTGGGCATCCTGGCTTCCATCATCGTCATGTGGTTCTCCCGCCAGCGGGAATTCCGTGCCGACGCGGGGGGCGCCAGCCTGGCCGGGCGCCAGGCCATGATCAACGCCCTGAAGCGCCTGGGCAGCCTGCATCCGTCCCCCCTGCCGGACAAGATGGCGGCCTTCGGCATCGCCGGCGGCGTTGGTGGCGGCCTGAAGCGCCTGTTCATGACCCATCCGCCCATCGAGGAGCGCATCGCTGCCCTGGAAGCGGCCAATGCAGGGGTGCGACGCTAA
- a CDS encoding TerC family protein — protein sequence MELASVVPPVFWAGFIFFVLAMLALDLFVLGGKSAHKVSAREALGWTGVWVTLSLSFAAMLWWWLDGTAGRAVANAKALEFLTGYLIELSLSVDNIFVFIMIFGFFAVPTEYQRRVLIYGVLGAIIMRAAMILGGALLVQQFHWVLYLFGAFLVITGFKMLIFADKEADLNANPVLKWLRGHLRITHEYHGEKFTVMKDGVRWFTPLFLVLMLIETSDVIFAVDSIPAIFAITTDPFIVFTSNIFAIMGLRSMYFLLADLNGRFHLLKYGLALVLVFVGVKMLIADLYNVPIGLALGIVAVILATSVAASLAATRNKEVNA from the coding sequence ATGGAACTCGCCAGCGTGGTCCCGCCGGTCTTCTGGGCCGGTTTTATCTTCTTCGTCCTGGCCATGCTGGCCCTGGACCTGTTCGTCCTGGGTGGCAAGTCCGCCCACAAGGTGAGTGCCCGGGAGGCCCTGGGTTGGACCGGGGTGTGGGTCACCCTGTCCCTGAGTTTCGCCGCCATGCTGTGGTGGTGGCTGGACGGCACGGCGGGCCGGGCGGTGGCCAACGCCAAAGCCCTGGAGTTCCTCACCGGCTATCTCATAGAGCTGTCCCTGTCGGTGGACAACATCTTCGTGTTCATCATGATCTTCGGCTTCTTCGCCGTGCCGACCGAGTACCAGCGCCGGGTGCTGATCTACGGCGTGCTGGGAGCCATCATCATGCGCGCCGCCATGATTCTGGGCGGAGCCTTGCTGGTGCAGCAGTTCCACTGGGTGCTCTACCTGTTCGGCGCCTTCCTGGTGATCACCGGCTTCAAGATGCTGATCTTCGCCGACAAGGAAGCGGACCTGAACGCCAATCCGGTGCTGAAGTGGCTGCGGGGCCACCTGCGCATCACCCACGAGTACCACGGCGAGAAATTCACGGTCATGAAGGACGGCGTGCGCTGGTTCACGCCCCTGTTCCTGGTGCTCATGCTCATCGAGACCTCGGACGTGATCTTCGCCGTGGACAGCATTCCCGCCATCTTCGCCATCACCACGGACCCCTTCATCGTCTTCACCTCCAACATCTTCGCCATCATGGGGCTGCGGTCCATGTATTTCCTGCTGGCGGATCTCAACGGCCGCTTTCACCTGCTCAAGTACGGCCTGGCCCTGGTGCTGGTGTTCGTGGGTGTGAAGATGCTCATTGCCGACCTTTACAACGTACCCATTGGCCTGGCCCTGGGCATCGTGGCTGTTATCCTCGCCACATCCGTGGCAGCCAGCCTGGCAGCCACCCGCAATAAGGAGGTCAACGCATGA
- a CDS encoding TIGR00645 family protein — translation MKHMENHLERMLFASRWLLVPFYIGLILALALLLVKFVKEFMHFVPVVFTGEGGDVIIGVLTLVDVVMVANLLIIIVFAGYENFVSRFDAAEHEDWPGWMGHVGFAELKMKLIGSIVAISGIELLKAFMHVESLSNEQLAWKVGIHMTFVVSGVLFALMDRITADKAGGRGAGDHGA, via the coding sequence ATGAAACATATGGAAAACCACCTGGAGCGCATGCTCTTCGCCAGCCGCTGGCTGCTGGTTCCCTTCTACATCGGCCTCATCCTGGCCCTGGCCCTGCTGCTGGTGAAATTCGTCAAGGAATTCATGCACTTCGTGCCCGTGGTGTTCACTGGCGAAGGGGGGGACGTGATCATCGGCGTGCTGACCCTGGTGGACGTGGTGATGGTGGCCAACCTGCTCATCATCATCGTCTTCGCCGGCTACGAGAACTTCGTCTCCCGCTTCGACGCCGCCGAGCACGAGGACTGGCCCGGCTGGATGGGCCACGTGGGCTTCGCGGAATTGAAGATGAAGCTCATCGGCTCCATCGTTGCCATCTCCGGTATCGAGCTGCTCAAGGCCTTCATGCACGTGGAGAGCCTCAGCAACGAGCAACTGGCCTGGAAGGTGGGCATCCACATGACCTTCGTGGTTTCCGGCGTGCTGTTTGCGCTCATGGACCGAATTACCGCCGACAAGGCGGGAGGGCGTGGCGCGGGAGACCACGGCGCCTGA
- a CDS encoding calcium/sodium antiporter, producing MLMFVIGLVALILGAELLVRGASRLALSLGITPLVVGLTVVAFGTSAPELAVSVQSAWTGQVDIALGNVVGSNIFNVLFILGLSALITPLVVHQQVIRQEVPIMIGVSLLLWALALDGGINRWEGLLLTALVVGYTVLLIRQSRRETAAVQAEVDAEYTEAFDGPPKEVGAHWGVQVLLILAGLALLVLGAGWLVEAAVAFARHLGVSELVIGLTIVAAGTSLPEVATSVMAALRGERDIAVGNVVGSNIFNILSVLGISASVAPSALDVAPSIPVLDLPVMVAVAVACLPVFFTGNRIDRWEGGLFLGLYAAYTLYLILHASGHDALQGYSAVMGGFVLPLVAVTLLTLAWRQWQARPRGSGAG from the coding sequence ATGCTGATGTTCGTGATCGGGCTGGTGGCATTGATCCTGGGGGCGGAACTCCTGGTGCGGGGCGCCTCCCGGCTGGCCCTGTCCCTGGGCATCACCCCCCTGGTGGTGGGCCTTACCGTGGTGGCCTTCGGCACCAGTGCCCCGGAACTGGCGGTTTCGGTGCAGTCCGCCTGGACCGGCCAGGTGGACATCGCCCTGGGCAACGTGGTGGGCAGCAACATCTTCAATGTGCTGTTCATCCTGGGCCTCTCCGCCCTCATCACCCCCCTGGTGGTGCACCAGCAGGTGATCCGCCAGGAAGTGCCCATCATGATCGGCGTCTCCCTGCTGCTATGGGCCCTGGCCCTGGACGGCGGCATCAACCGCTGGGAGGGCCTGTTGCTGACTGCCCTGGTGGTGGGCTACACGGTGCTGCTCATCCGCCAGAGCCGGCGGGAAACGGCGGCGGTCCAGGCGGAGGTGGACGCGGAATACACCGAGGCCTTCGACGGTCCGCCCAAGGAGGTGGGCGCCCACTGGGGCGTACAGGTCCTCCTCATCCTGGCGGGCCTGGCCCTGCTGGTGCTGGGCGCTGGCTGGCTGGTGGAGGCGGCGGTGGCCTTCGCCCGCCACCTGGGGGTGAGCGAACTTGTCATCGGTCTCACCATCGTCGCCGCCGGGACCTCCCTGCCCGAGGTGGCCACCTCGGTCATGGCTGCGCTTCGTGGGGAGCGGGACATCGCCGTGGGCAACGTGGTGGGCAGCAACATCTTCAACATCCTGTCGGTGCTGGGCATCTCCGCCAGCGTGGCCCCGTCCGCCCTGGACGTGGCGCCGTCCATTCCGGTCCTGGATCTGCCGGTGATGGTGGCCGTGGCCGTGGCCTGCCTGCCGGTGTTCTTTACCGGCAACCGCATCGATCGCTGGGAGGGAGGGCTGTTCCTGGGCTTGTATGCGGCCTATACCCTGTACCTGATCCTCCATGCCAGCGGCCATGATGCCTTGCAAGGCTACAGCGCGGTGATGGGGGGCTTCGTGCTGCCCCTGGTGGCCGTCACCCTGCTGACACTGGCCTGGCGCCAGTGGCAGGCGCGGCCCCGAGGAAGCGGCGCAGGTTGA
- a CDS encoding DUF4040 domain-containing protein, which translates to MQAEGAAPPAGPQHTGLTHLALLALPAAAFLLLAWGLGRYPLPWHLNLSWAPSLGLEAAFRVDGLAAQMLALITGIGALVFVYAHGYLDHEPGRDRLLGILALFMLAMVGAVTADNVVLLFLFWELTSLTSFLLVGWNHNDLDARSSARQALLITMAGGLALLGGLILLAQMAGAWTLSGIIVAAPAFPDDPRLPSALALVFLGAFTKSAQFPFHFWLPNAMSAPTPVSAYLHSATMVKLGIYLLARLDPAFNDLPLWEFTLVGVGTLTALWAAVLALRERDLKRILARTTVSALGILVMLVGLPSPGAGLAVVAFMFAHALYKAPLFMVAGNIDHATGTRSIDHLMGLRRTMPWTAAVAVLAGLSMAGLPMSFGFVAKDVITTAKAESEVLALVGHATLLVNAIVVAVAGVAAVRVFWGPPEAPRGQVHEVPWSMRLPPLAIALLALEFEFLPSLADPLLAEAARSVSPGLDAVTVAATYTFDGTLSALEITLGLGLVLFLVWDRLHDVLHRLHWLDRYGPGAFFERVLHAIPLVAAWQTRHLQTGSLTGYLRLTLAGLLLMGLGLILLDAPGLRPDWPALLAWPDNAWAWAVATVLMAGGAVSAVVMKQRIALLMASGLVGYGSAVLFLFAGAPDLAFTQFAVESVLVVMAASILFHLRPKADAPQAHKPMDYLLAGAAGLATFLLLAHLAGLEAQTVLAQWFGAHSLPEARGRNVVNVIIVDFRALDTLGEVAVLAFSLLAALPLLAAMGGRRP; encoded by the coding sequence ATGCAAGCCGAGGGCGCCGCACCTCCTGCCGGCCCGCAGCATACTGGGCTGACTCACCTCGCGTTGCTGGCCCTGCCCGCCGCCGCCTTCCTGCTCCTGGCCTGGGGCCTTGGCCGGTACCCCCTGCCCTGGCACCTGAACCTGTCCTGGGCGCCCAGCCTGGGTCTGGAGGCGGCCTTTCGTGTGGACGGCCTGGCGGCCCAGATGCTGGCCCTCATCACCGGCATCGGCGCCCTGGTTTTCGTCTACGCCCACGGCTACCTGGACCACGAGCCCGGAAGGGACAGGCTCCTGGGCATCCTGGCTCTGTTCATGCTGGCCATGGTGGGGGCGGTGACGGCAGACAACGTCGTCCTGCTGTTCCTGTTCTGGGAACTAACCAGCCTCACCTCCTTCCTGCTGGTGGGGTGGAACCACAACGATCTTGATGCCCGGTCCTCCGCCCGCCAGGCCTTGCTCATCACCATGGCCGGCGGCCTGGCCCTGCTGGGCGGCCTCATCCTGCTGGCCCAGATGGCCGGCGCCTGGACCCTGTCAGGCATCATCGTCGCCGCCCCGGCTTTCCCGGACGATCCGCGCCTGCCCTCCGCCCTGGCGCTGGTCTTCCTGGGGGCCTTCACCAAGTCGGCCCAGTTTCCCTTCCACTTCTGGCTGCCCAATGCCATGTCCGCGCCCACGCCGGTGTCCGCCTACCTGCATTCGGCCACCATGGTGAAGCTGGGCATCTACCTGCTGGCCCGGCTCGACCCGGCCTTCAACGACCTACCATTGTGGGAGTTTACCCTGGTGGGCGTCGGCACCCTCACCGCCCTGTGGGCCGCCGTGCTGGCCCTGCGGGAGCGGGATCTGAAGCGCATCCTGGCCCGCACCACCGTGTCGGCTCTGGGCATCCTGGTCATGCTGGTGGGCCTGCCCAGCCCCGGCGCCGGCCTGGCGGTGGTGGCCTTCATGTTCGCCCACGCCCTCTACAAGGCACCCCTTTTCATGGTGGCGGGCAATATCGACCATGCCACCGGTACGCGTAGCATCGACCATCTCATGGGCCTGCGCCGCACCATGCCCTGGACCGCCGCCGTGGCGGTGCTGGCCGGTCTGTCCATGGCGGGCCTGCCCATGTCCTTCGGCTTCGTGGCCAAGGACGTGATCACTACAGCCAAGGCCGAATCCGAGGTGCTGGCCCTGGTGGGTCATGCCACCCTGCTGGTGAATGCCATCGTCGTGGCGGTGGCCGGGGTGGCCGCCGTGCGGGTGTTCTGGGGGCCGCCGGAGGCGCCCCGGGGGCAGGTCCATGAAGTGCCCTGGTCCATGCGCCTGCCGCCCCTGGCCATCGCCCTCCTGGCCTTGGAGTTCGAGTTCCTGCCCAGCCTGGCCGATCCCCTGCTGGCGGAGGCGGCCCGGTCCGTATCGCCGGGCCTGGACGCGGTGACGGTGGCCGCCACCTATACATTCGACGGCACCCTCTCGGCCCTGGAGATCACCTTGGGCCTGGGGCTGGTGCTGTTCCTGGTCTGGGACCGGCTACACGACGTCCTGCATCGTTTGCATTGGCTTGACCGCTACGGCCCCGGCGCATTTTTCGAGCGCGTCCTGCATGCCATTCCCCTCGTGGCCGCCTGGCAGACCCGCCACCTGCAGACGGGCAGCCTAACCGGCTACCTGCGCCTGACTTTGGCGGGATTGCTGCTCATGGGCCTGGGCCTCATTCTGCTGGACGCGCCCGGCTTGCGCCCGGACTGGCCGGCCCTGCTGGCCTGGCCCGACAACGCCTGGGCCTGGGCGGTGGCCACCGTCCTCATGGCGGGGGGGGCGGTGAGTGCCGTGGTCATGAAGCAGCGCATCGCCCTGCTCATGGCCAGCGGCCTGGTGGGCTATGGCTCGGCAGTGTTGTTCCTGTTTGCCGGCGCGCCGGACCTGGCCTTCACCCAGTTCGCCGTGGAGTCGGTACTGGTGGTCATGGCTGCCAGCATCCTGTTCCACCTGCGGCCCAAGGCGGACGCCCCCCAGGCACACAAGCCCATGGATTATCTACTGGCCGGCGCGGCGGGCCTGGCCACCTTCCTGCTGCTGGCCCACCTGGCGGGCCTGGAGGCCCAGACCGTCCTGGCCCAGTGGTTCGGCGCCCACAGCCTGCCCGAGGCCCGGGGCCGCAACGTGGTCAACGTGATCATCGTGGACTTCCGTGCCCTGGACACCCTGGGGGAGGTCGCGGTGCTGGCCTTCTCCCTTCTGGCGGCCCTGCCCTTGCTGGCGGCCATGGGCGGGAGGCGGCCATGA
- a CDS encoding Na(+)/H(+) antiporter subunit B (subunit B of antiporter complex involved in resistance to high concentrations of Na+, K+, Li+ and/or alkali), with protein MSQRSPVLERAALPVYWAMLAVALFIFLRGHNEPGGGFIGGLVAVAASALLAIVLGPVQARRRQPLAPLSLAMAGVGLALLSGVPALFAGLPYLTHLWAGGLSTVLLFDLGVFCVVWGSLTGYLYSLLEEGRT; from the coding sequence ATGAGCCAGCGTTCCCCCGTGCTGGAGCGGGCTGCCCTGCCGGTCTACTGGGCCATGCTGGCGGTGGCCCTCTTCATCTTCCTGCGGGGCCACAACGAGCCCGGTGGCGGCTTCATCGGCGGCCTGGTGGCAGTGGCGGCCAGCGCCTTGCTGGCCATCGTCCTGGGGCCGGTCCAGGCTAGGCGACGCCAGCCCCTGGCCCCCCTTTCCCTGGCCATGGCCGGCGTGGGCCTGGCCCTGCTGAGCGGTGTTCCTGCCCTGTTCGCGGGCCTGCCTTACCTCACCCATCTGTGGGCGGGTGGCCTGTCCACGGTGCTGCTCTTCGACCTGGGGGTGTTCTGCGTGGTATGGGGCAGCCTGACGGGCTACCTGTATTCCCTGCTGGAGGAGGGCCGGACATGA
- a CDS encoding NADH-quinone oxidoreductase subunit K, whose product MSLMLSLGLAVIVAAGVLLVLSRDMVRLVIGLAMLGGVANLVVFLAGKPGTLVPPVIAAGAAALPEATANPLPQALALTAIVIGFALLCFALVLVARLARHDPREDADALGATEPLATDPVKPPVMEP is encoded by the coding sequence ATGAGTCTGATGCTGAGCCTGGGCCTGGCCGTGATCGTGGCGGCAGGCGTGCTGCTGGTCCTGTCCCGGGACATGGTCCGCCTGGTCATCGGCCTGGCCATGCTGGGAGGCGTGGCCAACCTGGTGGTGTTCCTGGCGGGGAAGCCGGGCACCCTGGTGCCGCCCGTCATCGCCGCCGGCGCCGCCGCGTTGCCCGAGGCGACGGCCAACCCCTTGCCCCAGGCCCTGGCCCTCACGGCCATCGTCATCGGTTTCGCCCTGCTGTGCTTCGCCCTGGTGCTGGTCGCCCGCCTGGCCCGCCATGATCCCCGGGAGGATGCGGACGCCCTGGGGGCCACGGAGCCGCTGGCCACGGACCCCGTCAAACCGCCGGTGATGGAGCCCTGA